Within the Nicotiana tabacum cultivar K326 chromosome 11, ASM71507v2, whole genome shotgun sequence genome, the region gtttattatttaattttttttatttttgcctaTGCTTGGTTCCATTAATAGTGGACCAGCGTAGACGAAAAATAAAGATGTGATTGAGGAAATAGTAtaaaagaaaactaaagattaTCAATAGGGATACTTGAAAGTTATACTAACAAATAGAAAAAAGGACCAAAAgcaaagagttaaaaaaaaaaagtcaagtaACTTAtaatctattttcctttttctttttgaacaaAAAGTCCTTCCTTTCAATCTATTCCGCCTCGAAAAGAAAGATAAAgtaatatttttccaaaatattatttttaatggGGTAATCTGTCACGCGCTGAACCATGGTCTGGgcgtaacacggcactcggtgcctgactgtatgtgaccgagcgaaccaactgcatggctggatcaacatgtggtataactATGTTTGTTTTAAATACCGTTAGTAATATTACTGTAGTTGTGACTGTTAATTTGAGAACAATCTTGGCACCTTTTGGTTAAATGTCCCGATGGTTTACGTACTGTTTTGTGAAATTACCTTCTTATCTATTTTGTAAGACAAGAAACATTTTGCGAGCGGATGAAAATATTTGATTCACATGAATATCTAAGGACATAATGTAACTTTTGACAGGTCAAAATGAAGAGCATGTTGCATGCTCTCCAAGTCCAGTTTTTTTTTTTCCCACTTCAAACCATGTTTCTTCACAGCTTGGACATTACAATATATTTTTCATCAACTTGCGGACAGCAACGTGATCAAGCAATCACTTATCCAATTAAGTGTGAATAAGCTTTAAAACCCTTAAGATCAAAGATAACAGGGTGCTCAACATAAAATAGGAATAAACTTGAAACTTGGAACAAATGAAGCTCCATATCAGTCATGTGTCTAATGTCATAAGCGCCAAACGAAACAAAGCTAAACAAAATTTGCGTGCTCAATAGTTTCACCAATATATTCTGATTCAAAACACAAAAAGCTCTGCCAAAATAGATCATATCCTACACCTTGATGGCATACTTTCGGATGGGGAAGTacatctccttcttcttctctctctccGTCTTCAATGACGCCTGGTGCTTGGTCAAACGTTTGCGGATGGCCCTAGTTTTCTTAGGGCGCAGGTCAAGAGGCAGGTATTTCTTGTTCTTGTAAGCTTCCCGAAGAGCAGTTTTTTGCTTCTGCGAAATTACAGTCAGAACCTGTGCGATCGACAACCTTACCACCTTGATTTTGGAGAGCTTGTTAGGAGCACCACCGGTGACCTTAGCGACACGAAGTAGGGCAAGCTCGGCCTTCAGATCCTTCAACTGAGCCAGTAGCTCAGACTTCGTCTTGTTCCTCAGCTCATGAACCTTGATTCTTGCCATTGCTGCTACTGGAAGCTGTTTTTGGTGCAGAGGCTGCTCCTAGATTCTGAAACCCTACTTCCAAGTCCAGTTTCATTTTCCTAAtagagttattttttttttgtttattatttagacTTATTAGCCCATTTAGTTCAATTTTGGGGTTAGCCCATACGGCCCTGTTGTCGCGCGAATAGCCATTTTAGGACCCCTATTATTTACTGAATAgtctaaatttatattttttttaatttaagccGCTTTAGAATCAAATTCACGAATATCACGTTGAAAATTAACGTGAATCAtgtctgaattttaaataaagttCAAATTCAGACCTTAGTCTTCTCTCTTAAAATTAATTGTCTTGTGGGTAAGCGCTGGAGATATTGCCCATTTGCCCATAGAAAGGTTACAAAAGGGAATCTtataaaaatattcaaaataagtcCAAATTTACCACTCTCTAACAATTAATTACATACTTACCAAAACTAGTTAAACGCACAGAAAAATTTAAAACCTAGACAAATAAGGATTTTTTTCTCCAAGAATCATATGCAAAGAGCCCCTTCCATATTTTTAACCGTGATCAACAGGAGATACAAGAGAGACAGGAATTTATGAGGTAGCAAAGATgaaacacaaagaaaaaaaatataagacTATAAAAACCTAAGCAAAAGGGGACCCTTTTCAATGAATAttgttgaaattcattgaaaacatatagatgagtcaatataaaAACTTTGAGggagattggaggtgatttggattaGTTTGAGTCAAAATTTGTAGTTAAAATCGAGAATAAAACTTTCTCTACGACATATGAATCAAAATGTGTCTCACATatgggtatacatgaatataCAGGAGATACGTATTTAATACAAAAGTGATACACAAAAGATATAGGGAGATACATAGGGAGATACATATATCATCTTCTTCCATGTTCATCTTGTGTACTTCAACTTTCATTCAATTTTAATTCAAACCACCTAAAATCTCTACCAAGtcgtccaaaaattgagatttacACTCCTATTTACCCAATCTATTCCAACAATACCCGCTCGAAATAAATTTCAATTTCgaaaatccaaaattttaaattcaagctCAAACAAACTTCAATGGTTGTACATGACATTTTCAATTTAATCCCTCGACCCAATCCAACAAACTAACGTTTAATAGTGTTTTCTAAATCGAATTAAGATACTTGATTCTCTAAAACTCACTTTAAATTACTGTATGCTTTAAAAACTAacattaattgaaattgtttggattaaaataatatttgggCCTTTTtagtaaatattttatttttaggttAGTTTTGGTTGAAATTGTTTATGGAGTGATAGTTTGAGTAGTTTTTTCCTTATAAAAAAATCTAAAATCTTTTGGAAAGTTTTTATAAAACTTTTCAAAACTTTTATCTATAAGATCTACTTGTCCATTatattaaaactatatttttacttttacttgtccactatactaaatcaagagaaaaatcttctttttttctttctgttttaccCTTATTCTTAACTACTCATTCCTTAAATCATTTTCAAGATTTTTGGAAATGCTATCATTATTAgcgataaaa harbors:
- the LOC142166078 gene encoding large ribosomal subunit protein uL29, which produces MARIKVHELRNKTKSELLAQLKDLKAELALLRVAKVTGGAPNKLSKIKVVRLSIAQVLTVISQKQKTALREAYKNKKYLPLDLRPKKTRAIRKRLTKHQASLKTEREKKKEMYFPIRKYAIKV